From a single Alloactinosynnema sp. L-07 genomic region:
- a CDS encoding DUF6086 family protein codes for MSYTFEVGRETVWDPALRIGQLYLSLADAAGERFGVPSGLTPRADGTCAVDVPVFRRFVEAMIEVHASTRHPVMHGLFRGVLLASLVMLERADGELVAKSEQEQALLVEAREFGRSM; via the coding sequence GTGAGTTACACGTTCGAGGTGGGGCGGGAGACCGTGTGGGATCCCGCCCTGCGGATCGGGCAGCTGTACCTGTCCCTCGCCGACGCGGCGGGGGAGCGGTTCGGGGTGCCCTCCGGGCTGACCCCGCGGGCGGACGGCACCTGCGCGGTGGACGTGCCGGTGTTCCGGCGGTTCGTCGAGGCGATGATCGAGGTGCACGCGTCGACCCGGCATCCTGTGATGCACGGTCTGTTCCGGGGCGTGTTGCTCGCCTCTCTGGTCATGCTGGAGCGCGCTGACGGGGAGCTCGTCGCCAAGTCGGAGCAGGAACAGGCGCTGCTGGTCGAGGCACGTGAGTTCGGGCGCTCGATGTAG
- a CDS encoding helix-turn-helix transcriptional regulator: protein MGRDDELQAIESALTAARDGRGGALFLVGESGIGKTRLAAAAADLGFGTDMRLLRGRGSALGPMVPYRSLTEALLSLLRAGDTIDFDALGPYRPILAGLIPDLGPATADRETGSLVILAEAVLRLTALASGGRGCLMILDDLQDADLETLAVVDYLIDNLADQRTLLLGTIRADQGQALSLARAANARGTATMLELGRLDRADLRRMAGSRLGVAADEVPDSVEGLLWAGSGGNPFRVEEMLNGMIDNGLLVRGAGGWQVTESQRPNPPTTLLRTVAARVEALEPAAREVLLTSAILGRRFPLAVLQAVTRLTYRDLLSHLHGDQAAHLVAPDDQVPDWYAFQHALIVDALLTLLSPRERAQLAGRVADAVEAVYPGLPGEWCQFSAALKLDAGRPLEAGRLWTVAGKRALSQGAAQSAVALLAKACELLAPDTGDRADAMETQLYALAEVGGVDRALAMVDMFEEVEGLDPRRRARLHTRLAWVAVHAGRCDAGLRLVAAARSLLGPDAAPVDTAPIDVVAAHLELDVPGPDQLGKAEEMARRAALVAESTDLPAVACQAWQLLGALTRRHDPTEATALLERSRAIAVDHNLPIWEVHALVRLGHDDALRDGAIDRLELARDQASRIGAVTARYQAEVNIAMQLILRGDFAEADRLTAQVLDATTRLKLVETTQYMLLHRAVLGGHRGRRADMDTALAELRRWGGDNAQHAPRIHGLAGAFCALMEEDHARARAECAAALHAEKQNPTTFHFAGRYGLDLLLRAISGDLDPAEFEIVTAAPASRLRWDRMFAEYARSVLLGRSGHADEATEAAAKAMSMGAPYAMARHLGLRLIAPAALEMGWGTPLDWLRVAEEHFHRTDLPVVAGTCRALLRKGGAIVGQRREGTDEVPPALRTAGVTVREFEVLRLLVERLGNREIADQLHLSPRTVEKHVSSLIAKTGEPNRIALSRYGSMTVQL, encoded by the coding sequence GTGGGTCGCGACGATGAACTCCAGGCGATCGAGAGCGCTCTCACCGCGGCCCGTGACGGCCGCGGCGGCGCTTTGTTCCTCGTCGGCGAGAGCGGCATCGGCAAGACCCGGCTGGCCGCGGCGGCGGCCGATCTCGGGTTCGGCACGGATATGCGGCTGCTGCGCGGCCGCGGCAGCGCGCTGGGCCCGATGGTGCCGTACCGGTCGCTGACCGAGGCGCTGCTCTCGCTGCTGCGGGCGGGCGACACCATCGACTTCGACGCCCTCGGCCCGTACCGCCCGATCCTTGCGGGACTCATCCCCGACCTCGGCCCAGCGACCGCCGACCGGGAGACCGGTTCGCTGGTCATCCTGGCCGAGGCCGTGCTGCGGCTGACCGCGCTGGCCTCCGGCGGCCGCGGCTGCCTGATGATCCTCGACGACCTGCAGGACGCGGACCTGGAGACACTGGCCGTCGTCGACTACCTCATCGACAACCTGGCCGACCAGCGGACGCTGCTGCTGGGCACCATCCGCGCCGACCAGGGCCAAGCGCTCAGCCTGGCCAGGGCGGCCAACGCCCGCGGCACGGCCACGATGCTGGAACTGGGCCGCCTGGACCGCGCGGACCTGCGGCGGATGGCGGGCTCCCGGCTGGGCGTGGCCGCCGACGAGGTGCCCGACTCGGTCGAGGGCCTGCTGTGGGCGGGCAGCGGCGGCAACCCGTTCCGCGTCGAGGAGATGCTCAACGGGATGATCGACAACGGACTGCTGGTGCGCGGCGCGGGCGGCTGGCAGGTCACCGAGTCACAACGCCCCAACCCGCCCACCACGCTGCTGCGCACCGTCGCGGCCAGGGTCGAGGCACTGGAGCCCGCCGCCCGCGAGGTGCTGCTGACCAGCGCGATCCTCGGCCGCCGCTTCCCGCTGGCGGTGCTGCAGGCGGTGACCAGGCTGACCTATCGCGACCTGCTGAGCCACCTGCACGGCGACCAGGCCGCGCATCTGGTCGCGCCGGACGACCAGGTCCCCGACTGGTACGCCTTCCAGCACGCCCTGATCGTCGACGCGCTGCTGACCTTGCTGTCGCCGCGGGAGCGGGCGCAGCTGGCCGGGCGGGTCGCCGACGCGGTCGAGGCGGTCTATCCGGGGCTGCCTGGCGAGTGGTGCCAGTTCTCCGCCGCGCTGAAGCTGGACGCGGGCAGGCCGTTGGAGGCGGGCAGGCTGTGGACGGTGGCTGGCAAGCGGGCGCTGAGCCAGGGCGCGGCCCAGTCGGCGGTCGCGCTGCTGGCCAAGGCGTGTGAGCTGCTCGCCCCCGACACCGGCGACCGCGCCGACGCGATGGAGACCCAGCTCTACGCGCTGGCCGAGGTGGGCGGGGTCGACCGCGCGCTGGCGATGGTCGACATGTTCGAAGAGGTCGAGGGCCTCGACCCGCGCCGCCGCGCGCGGCTGCACACCCGCCTGGCCTGGGTGGCGGTGCACGCGGGCCGCTGCGACGCGGGCCTGCGCCTGGTCGCCGCCGCGCGCTCGCTGCTGGGCCCCGACGCCGCGCCGGTGGACACCGCGCCGATCGATGTCGTGGCCGCACACTTGGAACTCGACGTGCCGGGTCCCGACCAGCTCGGCAAAGCCGAGGAGATGGCCCGCCGGGCCGCGCTCGTGGCCGAGTCCACAGATCTTCCCGCGGTCGCGTGCCAGGCATGGCAGCTGCTCGGCGCCCTCACCCGCAGACACGACCCGACGGAGGCGACCGCGCTGCTGGAACGCAGCCGGGCCATCGCCGTCGACCACAACCTGCCGATCTGGGAGGTGCACGCCCTGGTCCGCCTCGGCCACGACGACGCGCTGCGCGACGGGGCCATCGACCGGCTGGAGCTGGCCCGCGACCAGGCCTCACGGATCGGCGCGGTGACCGCCCGCTACCAGGCCGAGGTCAACATCGCCATGCAGCTGATCCTGCGCGGCGACTTCGCCGAGGCCGACCGGCTGACCGCCCAGGTGCTCGATGCGACGACCCGGCTCAAGCTGGTGGAGACCACCCAGTACATGCTCCTGCACCGCGCCGTGCTCGGCGGCCACCGCGGCCGCCGCGCCGACATGGACACCGCGCTGGCAGAACTGCGGCGCTGGGGCGGTGACAACGCCCAGCACGCCCCCCGCATCCACGGCCTCGCGGGCGCTTTCTGCGCGTTGATGGAGGAAGACCACGCCCGCGCCCGCGCGGAATGCGCGGCGGCGCTGCACGCCGAGAAGCAGAACCCCACGACGTTCCACTTCGCCGGCCGCTACGGCCTGGACCTGTTGCTACGAGCCATCTCCGGCGACCTCGACCCAGCGGAGTTCGAGATCGTCACCGCGGCTCCGGCCAGCAGGCTCCGCTGGGACCGGATGTTCGCCGAGTACGCCCGATCTGTCCTTTTGGGACGGTCGGGTCATGCCGACGAGGCCACCGAGGCGGCGGCAAAGGCGATGTCCATGGGCGCCCCGTACGCGATGGCCCGCCACCTCGGCCTACGCCTGATCGCCCCCGCCGCCCTGGAAATGGGTTGGGGCACCCCACTGGACTGGCTACGCGTGGCCGAGGAGCACTTCCACCGCACCGACCTCCCCGTCGTCGCGGGCACCTGCCGCGCCCTATTGCGCAAGGGCGGCGCGATCGTCGGCCAACGCCGCGAGGGCACCGACGAGGTCCCCCCGGCGCTACGCACGGCAGGCGTCACGGTCCGCGAGTTCGAAGTCCTACGCCTCCTGGTCGAACGACTCGGCAACCGCGAGATCGCCGACCAACTGCACCTGTCCCCGCGCACGGTCGAGAAGCACGTCTCCAGCCTGATCGCCAAGACCGGCGAACCGAACCGAATCGCACTGAGCAGATACGGGTCGATGACCGTCCAGCTGTGA